Below is a genomic region from Echinicola rosea.
AATTTCAGTGAAATGGTTCCTTTAACCTTTGTCACTTTTTTGCTATAGGTCAAAAAAGTGATCCAAAAACCCCGCCGCTACGCCACGGCGCACAGGTGTGCAGCTATTGGGCTAAAATTAAAACCTTCCCTCATCCAGGCAAACTCCTCCTGTCTAAAGCCAAGAATGCCTATCTAAAGGCAGGTGCCTTTTCTAGCTGCCAACATTCTTTTTGGTCAGCCTTTCGTCAAACAAGCCTGCCTTTTTGCCCGCCCGCTTTTTAATTTCTTAACCTCCAATACCTGCAAGGCGAATTCAGTTAATAAGTCCCAAAAATGTATCGCTTCCTTATGACGGCCCTTGGTATGCCTGTTTTCCAGCCGATGGTGGAGGCCGTTAAGAAAGTGAGTTGGCTCGCGTCGTGGAACAGCGAGACCCACTCACTTTTAGGTCGTAGCCATCGGCTGGAAATTAAAATGGGTGACGGATCCACGTCGCAGGGTAAATCCATGTTCCATTTTAAAAGGCAGACCACCGGCCTGGATTTTTTTCTTTCTTTTTTCATCAATAGCCTGCCCCGAAGGCTTTCGGGGGAAAAAAGGAAAAGGATAAAATCCACCAGGATGATCAGGTTTCCCTAGCCAAAGTCAATCAAAAAAAGGACTTTTAGGTATATGAAAAGAAGGAAATCCCCTTAACTAAACGGCATTGAACCCGCATTATGCATTAGCCTATCTATTACGATTCCTAATGCATAAAACGGGTTTAATTTCTTCACGCCCAATAGCTGCTAGGCGGATGATGTCCTTGGGGCTATTTTATTAGGTAATGATTAATCATCAGGATTTTTGATAAAATAATCTACCCACTGTAATCTATATAGAGCCTTTTTTTTGATTAAGCCGATAAGTATTTACGGCTGCTGATTTTCCTACGTATTATTATAAAACCTTTTTTATGAAATCGACCGTCGTTTTAATTTTTTCAATGATAAAAATTAAAAAATCGATATTGAAAGAGCAATGCAGTTGAAAGCCTTGACCTTGATAAGGTGCGAGATGAAGGCAGCAGGTATTGAATTTACAACCCAAAATATTCCTAACTTATGAACCCAAAATTACTCATGATGCTTGCAGGTACCTGGCTAGGTACACAGGCATTTTCTACAGGTGCTGTAGCAGATACAGGGCCGATCTATCATGCTTCATTTGTGCTTCCCGTAGAAAAAACCATCCGTGGAGTGGTCAGGGACGCAGAGGACGGACAGACTATTCCAGGGGTGAACATTATGCTGAAAGGGACCTCAAACGGTACCGTCACCGATATGGATGGAGCCTTTCAGCTGACGGTGCCAGATGATGCCAGCACGCTGGTGGTTTCCTTTGTGGGCTACCTGTCCAAGGAAGTTTCCATTGGCAATGAAAGTAACCTCGAAATCTCATTGGAGCAGGACGTTCAAAACCTCGATGAAGTCATCGTTGTGGGCTACGGTACTGCCCGAAAACGCGACCTTACCGGGGCAGTCAGCCGTGTGGGGGAAGAAGGGTTTAACAAAGGGGTGAATGTATCCCCAGACCAGTTGATCCAAGGAAAAGTGGCCGGAGTGGACATCATCAATAATAGTGGTGCCCCTGGCGGTCAGGTGACTTTTAGGATCCGGGGAACCTCTTCGGTAAGGTCTGGCAATCAGCCCCTTTTTGTAGTGGATGGTGTGCCCTTGGATGGCCGCAATACCAAGCCCGGAGCCACAGCAGGAGAGCTGGGCAGCACAGAGGGATCCAATCCGCTTAACTTTATCAATCCCAATGACATCGCATCCATCGATGTACTTAAAGACGCATCGGCCACGGCCATCTATGGTTCCAGGGGTGCCAATGGCGTGGTCATGATCACCACCAAAAAAGGAAAATCTGGGGCTCCCCAAGTGACGGTGGATATGAGTACCGCTGTGAGTACCATGGTACGCCGGCCAAATATCATGGATGGCGATACCTACCGGAGGGCATTGCAGCACAGGGAAATGGATGGGAACAACGGTGGTGATGCCGTGGATGCCTTTGATGAAATCACTCAGACGGCTTTGACCAACCGGCTAAACTTAAGCGTGAGTGGTGGTGGAGAAAAGAACAGTTATCGGCTTTCCCTGGGATACCATGACCAGGAAGGTGTCGTGAAGGAGTCTGGATTAACGAAATATACCGCCAGTTATACCACTGGTTACCGGTTTTTGCCAGATGACAGGATCAAGCTAGATGTCAGTTTGATTGCTTCCAATACCGTAGAAGAGGGGGCTCCGATCGCTGAAAACTCCAATGTCAATGGCAGCTTGATCGGAAATGCGATTGAGTGGAACCCGACCGTGCCTTTTCGGTATGCGGACGGGACGTTTGTCCAGCGGATGTTTAGCCAGAGCGGTAATGAGGTGGATGGACTGTCCACCAACCCTGCGGCGCTTTTGGCTTACTATAATGATGAGAGCAATGTGACGAATATTTTGGGGAATTTGGCCCTGACCGTAAACATTATTGATGGGCTTGATTACCGTTTTAGCATTGGTGTAAACCATGCCAAAGGCAACCGTACAGTGGATACATCAGGAGAATTGTTTTTGAGTACCATCACGGATTTGGGATTGGCACTATCCAATACCTCTACCTTGACCAGCCAGACACTTAACCATACGCTTAACTACAAAAAGGATTTGGGCAATGTCCACTTGGATGCCCTGGTGGGGTATGAGTTTCAAGATTACAAAAGCTATGTGAACAATATCTCCGCTCGGGGCTTTACGTCTTTTGATGTGCTGGGCACCGACATCCTGCAGAATCCCTCGCGGGATAATGTGAGTGTAAGTTCTTTTCGCGACCCTACCAACCAGCTACAGTCATTCTTCGGACGATTGAACCTGAACTTTTCCGATCGCTTTTTGCTGACAGGCACCATGCGGGCGGATGGTTCTACGAAGTTTGGGGAAAATAACAAGTATGGTTACTTTCCGTCATTTGCCGGTGCTTGGGTGCTTAGCGAAGAGGGGTTTATGAAGTCCAGTAATCTTGTGGATAATATGAAATTGAGAATTGGATGGGGAATTACGGGCAATCAGGAATTTCCTGCGGGCGCTTCACAAGAGCGATATGCCTTCGGGAATCAGCAAATTTCCCTAATCAATGTGGCCAATCCGGATTTGAAATGGGAAACCACCGAAACGGTAAACATTGGCCTTGATTTTTCGCTTTTCCGTTCGAAGCTGATGGGGTCACTGGAGTACTTTGATAAGGCCACTACAGACCTGTTGTTTCAATTGCCGACCATCCAGCCGGCACCCGCAGCCCAGTTTTGGACCAATGTGCCAGCAACTGTCAGAAACCGCGGGATGGAGTTGATGCTGAGTACCATTGTGGCCGATTCCGAGAAATTGCTATGGGAGGTGGGCATGAATGCCACCTATCTCACCAATGAGCTGACCGATTATGATGGAGCACCTGTCTGGACTGGCCAAATCAATGGCAATGGACTTGGAGGGGGGTCCAATTCACAGCAATTGGTCAACGACCACCCGCTGAATGTGTTTAAGATGCTCATGTTTGAAGGCTTTGATGAAGATGGTGTGGCCCTCTATTCCGATCAGGAAGAATTTGTAGGCGATCCCAATCCCAACTTCCTGTTGGGCGTAAACACACGGCTGGACTATGGGAGGTTTGGCTTTAACATGAGCTTAAATGGGGCATTTGGTCATCAGATTTATAATAACACCGCCAATGCCTACCTGACCGCTGCCAATTTTGGTTTGGGGAGAAATTCATCACCAGAAATAGGATTGGGAAATGAAAGCCTTGCCAATGCCAATGTCGTCTCCACCCGTTTCTTGGAAGATGGCGATTTCCTTAGGCTGCAGAATGCTTCTATCAGCTATAACCTAGGTGGAATCGGTGAAGTTATCAGTAACCTTCGGTTTTCCCTTACCGGTCAAAACCTGTTTTTGATCACAAACTATAGCGGTTTTGATCCGGAAGTAAATACCAACAGGGCTGTAGATGGTGTCCCATCCTATGGGATCGAGTATGCTCCTTACCCGAGAGCGAGGACATTCCTCTTGGGGGTGAGTGCTTCCTTCTGAGGAATACGTGAGATGAAGTCTAATCCACTATACCTCGTCAATTATAGACAATGCCTCATAAATGAGAAACCCAAAAACCATGAAAAAACAATCCATAATATATTCATTGGCACTGACAGCATTATTTTCTTGCACCGATTTGGATGAAGAGTTGCGTTCAGAATTACCAAAAGAAAAGGCAGAGGCCTTCTTAAAAGAAAATGTTGATTTTAGCTCCTTAATGGAAACGGTCTATCGGGACTTTGACAGCCGGTACATCCAGCATGCGGGCTGTGTATGGCTATTTCAAGAAATCAGTGCAGATGCTGCAGTGGTGCCATCCCGGCCATCCGGGTGGGACAATGGCGGTGTTTACCGCCAACTGCACACCCACACTTGGGTGCCGACCAATCCCTACATCCAATCCCTTTGGCGAGGGCTGAACAAAGGGATTTTTGATGCGACCAATGTCCTCTCTTTTGAGCCCACTGAAGCGCTGGCCGCTGAAGCGAGATTTCTGAGGGCGTTTTTTATGTACTCCGTGTTGGACCTATTTGACCAAGTGCCCTTTCGAGAGCCTGGGGACAATTTACTGGAAGCATCCACAGTCCTCCGGGGCAAGGTAGCGGCAGATTTTATCATTCAAGAGGTGGAGGAAGTACTTCCCGACCTTCCTGTTGACGGGCCGGCCTATCGTGCTTCGCAGAATGCAGCACATGGTTTGCTGGCCAAACTATACCTGAACAGAGGGGTGTATGAAAACCGGGAGACACCACAGTTTTCCTCTTCGGATATGGAAAAAGTGATGGCCCATGTAGATGCGATCCAAGGTAAAAGCCTGGATTTTTACTGGGACAGTTTTGTACCGGAAAATAATAGTGCCTCCTCGGAGTTGATCTTTACGATCGAAGGACTGGGCGGTGTGAGGTCCCACTCTATGTGGGTATGGTGGCATGCGATATTTCCCACGGAGATGACCCTTCCAAACGGCGGAGGCTGGAATGGCTTCTGTTCCACACCGGAAGTTTATGATTTATTCGAAGAAAATGATATCAGAAGGTATTACGAGCACCCCTTGACAGAAGCTCATGGCTACAATGCGGGTTTTTTGACAGGGCAGCAGACGGATGCTGATGGCAATCCATTGCCAGATGTAGTATTTACCAAGGAAGTACCCACTATCGTGGGAGCTACCCTATGGAATGGCTTTCGTCCCGTAAAGTACATTCCGGATTATCAATATCCGGGAGCGGCCAATAACGACGTGGTCCTGCTGCGCTATGCGGATCTTTTGCTGATGAAGGCAGAAGCGCAGTGGCGCAATGGTGATCAGGAAAGTGCTTTGGAAATCATCAACCAGGTTCGTGTGCGGAATGAAATTGGCCCGCTGGATGAAGTGAATGCCCAAGTGCTGCTGGACGAAAGGGGAAGGGAGTTGTTCTGGGAAGGTCATCGAAGACAAGATATGGTTCGTTTTGGGACATTTTTGGGAGAGTGGACCCTCAAGGAACCTTCTGATCCAAAATACCTGATTTTCCCCATTCCTCCTGCGGATGTGTTGTCCAATCCAAATTTGGAGCAGAATCCAGGATTTTAAATAACTCGGGCCAAAAACCGTCATGGCGAACTTGCCTCATTAAAGCGTCATTACAATAACCAGTGGGAAGAAGCTACCTTAATAGAGGTACAAGATGGCTTCGTCATGCTTCCTCGCTATGACGTCAGAGAGATGGCTACTGTCATTTGCCTTCTTTGTGTTTGTAAAAAACTACACGCTCAAAGCGTGACAAGTTGGGGTAAAAGAACCGCTTTATCCTGAAAGTGCAGGATAGTAATGAACCTGTACGGCTGTAATATTAAGTGGTATAAGTGAAGCTGAAAGAGGCTTTGATAATAAAAGGAAATCATTTCACAAGATGCATAAACTGAGCATAACCTTATTACTTCTAGTGGCCCTTCTGACAGGCCAGATGACAAATGCAATGGCCTTGGATATCTGGGTATCCAAAAATGGCGATGATGCCAATGATGGATCAAAATCAACCCCCTTGGCCACGGTCCATATGGCACTGCGCAAAGCCAGGGAACTGCGCCGCCTGCACGATCCTTCTGTGGCAGATGGGATTCAGATCATGGTGGGGGAAGGTGTTTACCGGTTCATAGAGCCATTGCTGATCCGCCCAGAGGATGCCGGCACAGCAGAAAGCCCCACGATCGTCAAAGCGGTATCGGGAGCATCCCCTGTTTTTTCGGGAGGAACAAAAGTGTTGGGATGGCAAAAGGCGACGACCTTTCCGGCAGGACTTCCCACAGCGGCAAAGGGCAATCTTTGGGTGGCTGATGTGCCGGTGGTGGGCGGCCAAGAGGTGGAATTCCGGCAGCTTTGGGTCAATGGCCAAAAGGCCAAAAGGGCCACCAACCTTTATGAAGGGGAACTGGACAGGATTCTATCCGTGGACAGTGCACGGCAGGAAATGTGGATTCCCACACCGAAATGGGATTTTGAAAACCTCCATCAATTGGAATTTGTCATTCACCAGTGGTGGGCCATTGCCAACCTACGGGTGAAATCTGTGGACGTCCAAGGGGATAAAACCAAGCTGACCTTTCACCAGCCAGAAAGCCAAATAGAGTTTCAGCATCCTTGGCCTGCACCATTTATCGATGCCAAAAAGGAATACAACGGCAATTCGGCTTTTTATTGGCAGGGAGCGGCAGAATTGCTCAGCCAGTCGGGAGAATGGTATCACGATAAAAAAGGTGGAAAAGTGTATTACTGGCCAAAAGCCAATGAAGATATGTCAGCTGCGGAGGTCATTGTTCCGTTTTTGGAAACGATCGTTCAGGTAGATGGTACAGCAGACCATCCCGTGAAGCATGTTGCTTTTGAAGGGATTGGCTTTGAGCATGCGACTTGGCTGAGGCCATCGCACCGTGGACATGTGCCTTTACAAGCGGGATGGTTTATTTTGGAAGCCTACAAATTAAAGAAGCCGGGAACGCCTGATAAGGCAAGCTTGGAGAACCAAGCTTGGACGGGACGCCAGCCAGCAGGAGTCGCGGTCAATTATGCCCATCACATCCGCTTTGAGCGTTGCCGATTCGAACGCATGGCCGCCACGGGACTGGACATGGTAGAAGGAGTCAGTGACAGTGAGGTTATTGGGAATGTGTTTAGGGATATTGGCGGCACAGGTATCCAAGCAGGGTACTTTGGTGGCCCAGACTTCGAGTCCCATTTGCCTTATAATCCCATTGATCAGCGGGAGCTGGTCCATCACCTCACTATTGCCAACAATTACATTACCAATGTAACCAACGAAGATTGGGGCTGTGTCGGGATCAGTGTAGGTTCTGCACATGATATCGATATTGTGCATAATGAAGTGAGTGATGTCAACTACTCGGGGATATGTGTGGGCTGGTTTTGGACCAAGACCATTACGGCAACCAAGAACAATCGCATTCATGCCAATCGCATCCACAACTTTGCGAAGCAAATGTATGATGTGGGAGGGATATATACCCTGTCTGCCCAGCCCAATACTGAAATTAGTAAAAATGCGATATACGACCTCCAGGATGCGCCTTATGCGCACATGCCACACCATCACCAGTACATTTACTTCGATGAAGGCTCGTCCTATATCCGTGCCATTAACAATTGGACTGAGCGGGACAAGTTCTTTTCCAATAGCCCAGGCCCTGGCAATAAGTGGGAAAACAACGGCCCCGATGTGGATATGGCCATAAAAGAAAAGGCGGGACTTGAAGAAGCCTATAGGAATATCAAGTAGCTAGTATTGAGATGTGAGACTTGAGACTTGAGGGACGGGAGAAGTGGGTATGAAGTCTTATGAATAAAGAGTAAAGAATAAAGAGTAAAGAGTAAAGAATAAAGAATATCGAATGATATCCTGCCAGTATCTCCCGACAGTTTCCGAGGTAGGCTTTGGCAGGAGTATCGATGTACGAAAGGCGAAGGCAGTCCCGTCTGCTGCGCCGGAGATAGTCTGACAACCGATAGTGTTACACTCAAACGATCCAACAACCAAACAGTTCAACAACATCACATGAAACAAACAAACTACCAACTTTTTGATTTTTTGGATTTTGATCCAGAACGACTGGGTGTCGCTACAGATCGGTTGTGGCGTGCTGGAAGGCCATTGGCGATCGAACAGTGCGACAAAGGAGTCATTGTGCATGTGCCTTTTCATTGCCAAAAACCAACGGTGGATATGCAGCCAGATCCGGAAGTGGAGGCTCAATCTTTTGAGTTGCATATACGGGCCTATGGAGAGCGCATTTTACGGGTAACATCAGCGATGGGACAAAAGGTGCATGAAGAATCTCCCATGTTGGAAATGGCCAGCGATGTGAAGGAGAGCCCCTTGTCTATAGAAAAAGCAGCTGAGAAATGGATTATCAGGGACGATAGGCAAGTGGTACGGGCGATTATTGACCTGTCCGCACCGACGATCGACTGGTGGAGCGACTTACTGCCTGCTCCTGAGCCAGCATTTCAGGCTACTTTTTTTCCAGATGGCAAGAAGGCCGTTCACATCAGTAGCCAAGACCAGTTTTTCCCCGAAAGGGTAGATGCCATGGGGCTGGCCATGATTTCCGTGGAAGGAAAGCCGGCGAAGGCAACCCTTTCATTTGCAGCCGAGCCTGATGAAAAGTTTGTGGGGACTGGTGAGCGTTTTACCAAAATGGACTTGTCGGGCCGGACGTTTCAGCTAAAAAACCAAGACGGCCAAGGCGTCAATAACAGAAGAACGTATAAGAACATCCCCTTTTACCTGTCCAGTGAAATGTATGGGGTGTTTTTGCATACCTCAGCGTACGGAAAGCTCTCTTTTGCCGATCACAGCACACGGTCTGTACAGCTGTTGGTGGAGGAGGCGCTGGCGGATGTGTTCTTGTTGGGAGGGGAAAAACCAAACGAAATACTACACCATTACCGAAGGTTAACAGGGTTTCCAGCCATGCCGCCTTTATGGAGTTTTGGGGTTTGGATGAGTCGTATGACCTATTTTTCCGCCGATGAGGTAGCGGAAATTTGTGATCGCTTGCGGGCCGAAAAATTCCCTTGTGACGTGATCCACTTGGATACCGGCTGGTTTGAGACGGACTGGTTGTGCGAATGGAAATTCAATGCTGAGCGTTTTCCAGATCCAAAAGGATTTGTCCAAAAACTGAAGCAGCAGGGGTACAGGGTGAGCCTTTGGCAAATGCCGTATATCGCCGCCAATGCCATCCAGCACGATGAGGCAAAAGCCAATAAGTATATCGGCCCATTAAAAGAAAGCAAAGTACAGGGCGGTTCCAATTTCAGTGCCTTGGACTACGCTGGGACCATTGATTTTACCTATCCAGCAGCAGTGGAATGGTACAAAGGTCTATTGAGAGAATTACTGGAGATGGGTGTGACCTGTATCAAAACGGATTTCGGAGAAGAAATCCACTTGGATGCAACGTACCATGATATGCCTGCGGAGCTCTTGAACAACATTTACGCTTTGCTGTATCAAAAGGCGGCCTTTGAAGTGACCGAAGAGGTGGCTGGTGACGGCGTAGTGTGGGCACGTGCCGGATGGGCAGGATGTCAGCGGTACCCCATCCACTGGGGAGGTGATGCCGCCGCCAGTTGGGACGGGATGGCTGGATCGCTCAAAGGTGGACTGCACTTAGGCTTATCGGGCTTCGGTTTTTGGAGCCATGATGTGCCCGGATTCCATGGAGTGCCCAATTTCATGAATTCCGTTATTCCTGATGACCTCTATGTCCGATGGACGCAGTTTGGTGTCTTTACTTCTCATATTCGCTATCATGGTACCTCCAAAAGGGAGCCGTACCATTATCCGGCCATAGCAGGTGTGGTCAGAAAATGGTGGGAACTGCGCTATGTCCTTCTGCCCTATATCCTGGAGCAAAGCCAACAGTCCATCCGCGCTGGCATGCCAATGCTGAGGGCCATGCTCCTGCATTTTCCAGAAGATCCCATGTGCTGGCACTTGGATGACCAGTATTTCTTTGGAGAGGATTTCTTGGTGGCGCCGGTCATGAACAGCGGAAACGCTCGAAAGGTCTATCTTCCAGAGGGAAGTTGGGTGGATTTCTTCACGGGGGCCTGCCAGGAAGGTCCCAAATGGGTAGCCATGGATCCTATTCCATTGGAGGAAATGCCCGTGTGGGTAAAGCAAGGTGCTTCGATTCCGATTTATCCTACGTCCGTTTCATGCACGGATGAAATGGATTTCAAGAAGACCCAACCCTTGGTGATCGATGGCGGGTTCAATGGAATCTGGCAGGCGCTAAAGGAGAAAGGGATGGAATAATTTGGGGCAGGGATAACCCCATCGACTATCGCATAAGGAGTATCAAAAACGGAAAAAACATTATAAAATAGATGACAAAAGAAGGAACATTACGGTTAGGGATTTTAGGGCTTGGGGAAGGCCGCAGCACTATTTCTGCGGCATTGAACAGTCAGAAAATCCAGCTGGTGCAGATATGTGACCGCAATGAGGCATTGTGCAAGCAGCGGGCAAAGGAATTTGATTTTACTCACTATACGACACGCTATGAAGATATGTTGGAAAACAGTGACATCGACGCCATAGGTATTTATACTCCCGATAAGCTACATGCCAGCCACATCAAAATGGCCATGGAGCATGGCAAGCATGTCGTATGCACCAAGCCGCTACTCGATGACCTCAAGGATGCCAAGGAGCTTATTGACCTTCAAAAGAAAACAGGTAAGCGTCTTTTTGTGGGGCAAAGCAGCCGATTCTTTGAGCCCATGAAGCGACAGCGAGCCGACTATAAAAAAGGGCTTATCGGGGACTTGATCACCGTGGAGGCATATTATCATGCGGATCACCGATGGTTTTTGGAGAAACCATGGGCCTTGGAGCCGGCTTTTAAGTGGCTATACGGTGGGTTGAGCCATCCGGTGGATTTTATCCGGTGGTATCTGCCCGAAATAGAGGAGGTAATGGGCTATGGCATGCTCAGTGCCAATGGGAAGCAAGGTGGATTAAAAAATCCCGATACCATGCATTTTATCTATAAAGCTACAGATGGCCGCATTGCCAGGGTTTCCGGCGCATACACAGGACCAGTGCAGCCTGCCCTGCGGGACAGTGAGATGAGTTGTATCCTTCGTGGAACGGAAGGTAGCAGCCAAGGGGATTATATGGAGTTACGCTATGCGATCACCGATAATACCGGAGAGGAGCAGGTGGTGACCTGGGAGCATAAGTCCAAGCATTATTTCCGTTTTGAGGGCAAGAGCCATCATGCGGGAGAGTACAATAACTATTTGGAGCATTTTGCCGATAGTATCAACTACGATTTTGTGGCCTATCCAGACCTTACAGAAGGGATTGGTACCATCGCCCTGCTGAAGACCATGGAAAAAAGCCTGAACACTGGCCAACCAGAAAAAGTAGCCGATGTAATTGCTGAATTTGGCCTGGAAAAATACCTAAAAAGGGAATGATCCCCGAATAACAAAAGCTAAAAGAGTCAAGTATCCAGATAAGTCTCACATCTCACTACTCAACAAAAAAATTAACAACCAATTAACCAAATAACAATCATGAGCAATATCTTATCAGACAAGCAATTAAATCAGTTTCAAGAGGATGGCTTTTGCATAGTCAAAGATGTCATTCCGAAGGAGTTACTAAAACGCCTTCAAGACGAATGTCAACGTTTTATGAAAGAGAAGGATGATGAAATGGACCGCAAAGGGGTGGAAGTGGACGAGATCAATCACAAAGGCAAGCGTTATTTTATTGCCTTGCGGTACAAGGACAGCGAAACCATGCAGGATTTGATCTTTGGCAAAGAGATGGAAGAGATTACCCGCAAAATCCTCGGCGAAGATGTTTACCTCTTTTTGGAGCAGTTTGTCGTCAAAGCAGCCGATAAAGGCATGACCTTTAGTTGGCATCAGGACTCAGGCTACCTCGATTTTGAACACAAACCCTATTTGTCGGTTTGGTGTCCGCTGGATGATGTCACCGAAGAGAATGGCACGGTTTACCTACTGCCTTACAAGGATGCGGGTACCAAAAACAGGATTGACCACGAGCTACAAGAAGGAACCAACGATAAGGTAGGTTATTTTGGTGATAACCCTGGTATCCCTGCCATTCTCAATGCAGGAGATGTGGCCTTGTTTTCGAGTACTTGTTTTCATCGCAGCGGCTCGAACAAGACAGGAAAATCCAGAAGGGTGCTCTTGATCCAATATTCTGCAGAACCGATCATGAAAGGGGACAAGCCGCTTTATTGGGCTGATCCTTTTGTGGTCAACGGCAATCGTAAAAAGGAAGTGCCTGCATAAACTAAATTTTCATTGCGAGGAGGGGGGCGTGCTGCCGGCTTCTTGCAATGATATTTAATGAAATACAACGACCCAAAAAACACCCATGGAAATACATGAAATACTTCAACCGCTGGATTTTGCAGTGGTTGGTCTCTACTTGATCACCCTGATAGGCATCGGCTACTGGGTAAGCTTTAAGAAAAAGAGAGATGCCAATGAGAACCTGTTTTTGGCAGGCAATACCTTAGGCTGGCCGAGCATAGGCTTCACCATGTGGGGAACCAATGTGGGGCCCTCCATGCTGATCGCTTCAGCGAGTATTGGCTATACCACGGGCGTGGTAGCGGGGAATTTTGCTTGGTATGCGTTCATCTTTATTTTCTTACTGGCCGTAGTCTTTGCGCCACGCTATTTGGGTGCTCGGGTGCAGACACTTCCAGAGTTTATGGGGAAGCGTTTTGGCAATTCTACCCAAAATATACTGGCTTGGTAC
It encodes:
- a CDS encoding Gfo/Idh/MocA family protein; this encodes MTKEGTLRLGILGLGEGRSTISAALNSQKIQLVQICDRNEALCKQRAKEFDFTHYTTRYEDMLENSDIDAIGIYTPDKLHASHIKMAMEHGKHVVCTKPLLDDLKDAKELIDLQKKTGKRLFVGQSSRFFEPMKRQRADYKKGLIGDLITVEAYYHADHRWFLEKPWALEPAFKWLYGGLSHPVDFIRWYLPEIEEVMGYGMLSANGKQGGLKNPDTMHFIYKATDGRIARVSGAYTGPVQPALRDSEMSCILRGTEGSSQGDYMELRYAITDNTGEEQVVTWEHKSKHYFRFEGKSHHAGEYNNYLEHFADSINYDFVAYPDLTEGIGTIALLKTMEKSLNTGQPEKVADVIAEFGLEKYLKRE
- a CDS encoding phytanoyl-CoA dioxygenase family protein codes for the protein MSNILSDKQLNQFQEDGFCIVKDVIPKELLKRLQDECQRFMKEKDDEMDRKGVEVDEINHKGKRYFIALRYKDSETMQDLIFGKEMEEITRKILGEDVYLFLEQFVVKAADKGMTFSWHQDSGYLDFEHKPYLSVWCPLDDVTEENGTVYLLPYKDAGTKNRIDHELQEGTNDKVGYFGDNPGIPAILNAGDVALFSSTCFHRSGSNKTGKSRRVLLIQYSAEPIMKGDKPLYWADPFVVNGNRKKEVPA